The Brevinematales bacterium genome contains a region encoding:
- a CDS encoding FMN-binding protein — protein MNVVLIVLGIIAGLVGLGFIALTWGMKTIKDMPINDVDLSKLKDGVYKGEFNKGRWNYIVEVTVKGGRVTGITNVKAQYEELEKFSQDMTKTIIEQQKVNIDALSAATIDSKAFLKAVENALTINK, from the coding sequence ATGAATGTAGTACTGATTGTGCTGGGGATAATCGCGGGGTTGGTCGGGCTCGGGTTTATCGCGTTGACGTGGGGGATGAAGACGATCAAGGATATGCCGATCAACGACGTCGACTTATCGAAGCTGAAGGACGGCGTATACAAGGGCGAGTTCAATAAAGGGCGGTGGAATTACATAGTCGAGGTGACTGTGAAGGGCGGCAGGGTCACAGGGATCACCAATGTGAAGGCACAGTACGAGGAGCTCGAGAAGTTCAGCCAGGATATGACGAAGACGATTATCGAGCAGCAGAAGGTGAATATCGACGCACTTTCCGCGGCGACCATCGACTCCAAGGCCTTCCTGAAGGCGGTCGAGAACGCGTTAACAATAAACAAGTAA
- a CDS encoding FMN-binding protein, which translates to MTVILIIIGGLAALGGIGVYFGTKGMKEIKEMSIGTPDVSKLSNGVYHGEFHHARWNYSLEVKVQGGKIAGITYVPTDMGMKAEMSDKIIQSILDKQNLQLDTYSGATIDSKAFLKAVENALTKTK; encoded by the coding sequence GTGACAGTAATACTAATTATTATCGGTGGTTTAGCGGCTTTAGGCGGTATCGGAGTGTATTTCGGCACCAAAGGGATGAAGGAGATCAAGGAAATGAGCATCGGTACGCCGGATGTTTCCAAACTTTCCAACGGGGTGTATCATGGGGAGTTTCATCATGCCCGTTGGAATTATAGTCTCGAAGTAAAAGTGCAGGGCGGGAAGATCGCCGGGATTACCTATGTTCCCACCGATATGGGGATGAAAGCGGAAATGAGCGATAAAATTATTCAATCCATTCTCGATAAGCAGAACCTTCAACTGGATACTTATTCCGGCGCGACTATCGACTCCAAGGCCTTCCTGAAGGCTGTCGAGAACGCGCTGACCAAAACGAAATAG